CCATCGATCAAGAACACACGCCGGTCACCCCATGTCGGCGCCGTCGAGTTAACGATCGACGACGCGACACGCTCTTGGAACCAATGAGCTGCCTTCAAGCTGAGCCGATGCCGTGCATCGCTGTAACCGCTTTTGGTGCCACCCACCAAAATTTGACAGGTGACGCGTTCGCCGGGTCTAATGGCAGTAGTCGATTCGTCCCTCGAAGTCTCGGAGGTGTCCGATGACGCGACCGCCTCGTGCCGAACAATTCACGCCCGATGAAGTGTGTGTCGTCCATGCTGTACAGCGTTGTGTTCGACGCGCCTACCTAGCGGGTGTCGACGCGGCCACCGGGAAAGATTATTCCTGTCGCCGCGAGTGGATTCGCAGGCGAATGGAAGCATTGGCCTCGGTCCTCGCCATCGACGTGCTTAGCTACGCCGTGATGAGTAGCCATCTGCACCTGATCATCCGCAACCGGCCCGATGTCGTGGCCGATTGGACCGACAGCGAAGTCGCCCTCCGCTGGCTCAAAGTCTTTCCAGGCCGTCGACTCGAAGAACATCTGGCCGAGCCAACCGAAAATGACGTCCAGACGCTCTGCCGCGACAAGGATCGGTTGGCCACCATCCGGCGACGTCTGTCGGACATCTCATGGTTCATGCGAGCGCTCTCTGAGCCGATTGCCCGCAGGGCCAACAAGGTTGACGAGTGCACTGGTCATTTTTGGGAGGGACGTTTTAAAGCTCAACGGATCGTCGACGAGGCCGGACTGTTGGCCTGTAGTATGTACGTCGACCTGAACCCGGTTAGAGCTGCGATGGCCGATTCCCCCGACCATTCACCCCACACCTCCGCATTCGACCGCATCGAAGCGGGAAAGGGCAAGAGAATCGAATCGGCGGCCTTTGATTTGCAACCAATTCCCACAGCGGAGGCAGCGAAGCAGCTCAGGGAAACACCGCTTGACGAACGGCGTCAGCAGCGACGAGCCAAACGTCGTAGTCCTACTGGACGCAATATGCTTCGCGACGCGTGGCTTGCTCCTTTGACGCTCCAGCCGAGCACGCTTTCAACCGATCCACAGACACACACTGCAGGGTTTCGCAGCAGCGATCGCGGTTTTCTGAGTCTGTCTATTGGGGACTACTTGCGTCTGTTGCGCTGGACCGCCCGCCAGGGCGTCGGCGGGAAGAAAGTCCCAGCGGGGCTGGCGCGAACGCTGACCGCGCTAGGCATTGATGCGTCGATGTGGCGTGACTTGGTTTGGCGCTGGAAGCAGTACTTCGGTAGATCGTCCTGTGTGGGGCGGCCTGAGTCGATGCGAGCCGATGCGGCGCGAACGAAGCACCAATGGCATCGTGGCCAAGCGAGTGCATCGACTTGTTTCGTTTGATCGGTCGCGTGTTGTGGCAGCCACGGACGTCACTGCTCCGGTGCATTCGTAGGACGGTGTCGGCGTTTCGGCGACATGTCCCTTCAGTGCAAGCGGCCCGGCGGCTGTTTTTATCACCCAACGCGAGCTCCTGGTATGTAGAGTCGCTGTGAATTATTGCAAGCAATAGGGGATGGAGCGCCCAGTGCGCGTTCTTATTTGGTGGGTGGCACGAATGGCATTTGGTGGATGGCACGAATGGCACGAATGGCACGAATGGCAGCACGAATGGCACACTAGCCGCAAGCGTCAGCGAGGTGCGCGGAGGAAGAAAGGCACGGTCCTGGAAATCTTCCTGTCGTCGCGCGGTCGGATAAAACGCGGAGAACAAGTGTCGGTCGTTGACTCCGCGTCCTTCGCTGCTCTGCATTTCAAGCTTTCGTTCCCCAGCACGCCCCAGCGGGTTCGAGCTCGTGGGGTGATCCCAAGTGTCGCGGAGTTGACGCCACCCACAAAAATCTTGCTAGCGCGAGCAAGTCAAGCTAGCAAAGCGATCGTTGGGGTAAAAAATTTGGTGGGTGGCACCAATCGGAAGGTGGTGGGTGGCACCAATCCGAAAGTGAAATTGGGGCAGTCGGCATGCCGACTGCCCCAATCGATTAACTGTGTCGCTGAGAATCGGGGCAACGCCCGACGTCTATGCGGCCATTTTTTTATCGGCAATTACCGCTTGCGCAGCCAGCACCGGTTTGCATCACGGGCGCGGAAACTTGGATCGCGTTGTTGCTCACGCCGCTCGTTGGGTAGCGGTTGACCGTGGTAGAGGAGCCGCAGCCGGAGCCGCAGCTGCCGCTGGAATAGACAGCTGCGTTAGAATAGGTGGTTCCGCACGAGCTGCTTGGTTGGCGATAGTGCACGGCCGATCGGCGAGAGGACGAGCACCGTCGCTGCGTGCTGGCACAGCTCCAGTGCGAGCTGCTCGGATAGGAACGCACGACCGTGGTGCTGGCCGGATAGCTCTGCTGCGTCATCGACTGGCTGTATTGGGCCGGTGCGGCCGAGCTGTAGGTCACCACCGGGGAGCTGGCTCCACCGCAATTGGTGCAGCCGCTTCCTGTGGCCATTTGTGCCTGGGCAACGGATGACAGGGATACTCCGCATGCGACGGCGAATGCCATCGCGAGAGAGCGAGTCAGGAATCGAGGCGAACGAGGGTTCAAAAACATCAAGTGTTTTCCATGGGGAGAAAAGGTAGAGACGCGAGGAGGACAGTCCTTGGATTGCGCGCCTGCCAGTGTGAATGAGCACCTGCCGCCCGAGTCCGCCACGGTGCCGCCAATTAATCCACAAAACCGGAAAAAACGGACGTCGCCGTGGGCGCGACGGGGCGTCTCGCCCCCCCCGGAGAAAAGCATTGCGTTTGTACCCAGGGCATTTGCGCCAAGGGCGTTACGGAAGCTTTCTAGTCCAAAGTGATGAGCGTTTCTTGGGGGCTGGATCCTTAGTCGTTGCATCCACCTGCGTCCCTGCGGCAGCACTCGCCCGCTGGCCAGCGATCATGGATCGAGGGAATTAAACGACGCGGCCAGGTGATCGCAAGGACTGCAGCCGATTATGGCAAGTGCTGATGAATCGAAGCTTTGCGGTCGCCAGCGTTTTTCCTGAGGCGAGGGGCGGTGCCCTTCGAGATGCGGTGCTGCCGCCAAGCGTTCTTGAATCAATCCAAGGGGGGCGATGGCCCACGAAGAGAATCAGGGGGAAGTTGGCGCACGAAAAAAGCCGCGTTAAGCGGCTCGTGCGTTCCCCCCGTAGGGAAGAAGAATGGGCGTTGAGGGACTCGAACCCCCGACCCTCTCGGTGTAAACGAGATGCTCTAGCCAACTGAGCTAAACGCCCCAATCTTGACAATGCCAGAGGACGGATTGGCTGGCCGTCCTCCTCAGATAGACTATCGGCTTAGTAAACGGGTTCGGCGAGAACGACGCTCGGCTCGCAGGCGGTTACGACGATTGGTTTCGCTAGGCTTTTCGTAGTACTCACGACGACGCATCTCTTTCTTGATGCCACTTCGCTCGACTAACTTGCGGAATCGACGTACTGCCTCCTGAATCGTTTCACGGTCACGAACCACTAACTTTACCATTTTGTCTCCGATTTCATCGCTATCTTTCTAACTCCCCATCTGGCCGAGGAAATGTCAAATACGAAATGTAAGTGTTGATTTCGCTAGCGGTTACCAGCGAAGTGCGGAAGTTTACCCACCTAGTAACCCAAATGGCAATGCCCATCACTCGAAAAAGCAAACCTTTTTCAGCCAAGTGACCGAAAACTCACCAAACGGCGACATTTTGCCGCGATCACACCCCGCCAACCACGGCGGGTGAACTCTAATCTATCGGCAATGGACGCGGTTTTGAATTGGCTAAGAGGCCGTTTCATCGGAAATTGTTGGCAATCGTTACGGAGGACGGAGCGATGACGCGGGAAAGCACGCTGCGATTGTGTTTTACCAATACTTTTCTCCGCTGAATTCTCAGCGGCATATTCTCCGCGGCATGAGGCGAAATGGTGCCCGAGTCGCTACCGATTTGGCGGAGCTGGCCCGCAGGGGGGGCTGGTCGATGGGGAACTCTGGCCCTACGGGTTGCCCCGACAGGTTGGGGGAATCGACGGCTTGAGAGAAATCACAGTCTCCGACTTCGCCGTTTCTGTTATCGCCGTTTCCATCATCGCAGCCGATTGCCTGAGTGGTTGGCCTATGAGTGGCTGGCCTGTGAGTAGTTGGCCTGTGAGTAGTTGGCCTCTGAGTAGTTGGCTCTTGGGCGGTACTGATCGCCTGATCCGATCGCCCGGAATATCCGGCAAAGTTTGCCTCGCTTTGCCGACGGGAGTAACCGGCACGCGGTTCGTGAATGCGGTTGCGTTTGGCCGATGCTTCGCACTGTCACCCAATCACTCGCAACGCTTCTCGTTTGCAGTGTTCCGGTAGTGGCTCTCGCTTTCTCGCCTGTCTTGCATCGACTCCCTCGTACCAGTGTGCTTTTGCCATGTCGCCGACTCCCACCTCTAGCGTCGATACAATGGAACCCGGCCAGCTTCTCAATGAGCTCGAGCGGCGCCAGGACGAAGTGTTGGCAGAGCTCGATGCGCTCGATGCAAAACTGAGTGCCGTATTGCGCGGGCTGGGCGTCACACTGGACGACGAAATCGATCAAGAATTGCTGTAATCGATGTACTTGAGCTGCTGGTAAAGCATTTCGACGCGCTGCATCGTGTACCCCGCTTTTTGGGCCGCCAAGACGGGGTTGCCCAGGATCGCTTCGGCTTCCATCGGTCGTTTGTTCAGGTAATCCAGTCGCATACTACTGTCGTACGGCGCCATTTTGCGAGTTTGCTCGAGGGTGGTCTCGATGAACTTTGTGGGGATATCGACCCCACAGGCTGCGGCAGCCTGGTGCACTTCGTTGACGATCGATTCAGCCATCGCACTGGCGTGCGGATTGTCCATGATCTGTTTGGTCGACGCGTTCAGGATCACTGACAGACTGTTGAAAGGAATGTTCCACAGCAGTTTTCGCCAGCGGACCATGGCGAGGTCGCCGGAGAACTCGGTGGGGATGCCCGCGGAGTTGAGGTCGTCGCAAATTTGCTGGCCAATTTTACCCACGCTCTCGTCCTGGCCCACGCTCTCGCCCTGGCCTGCGGTCTCGCCCTGCCCCACGCTCTCGTCATGATCGAGGCGTGAGTTGGCCGAGGAGGCCTGGGCGAAGTACTTGCCAAATACGATCTTGCCGTGGTCGATATGGCGAATGTGGCCTGGGCCGACTTTGTTGCTGCATAAAAAGCAGCAGCCTCCGAAAACCCGTTCGGGGCCTACGACTTTGGCCGAATCCTGCTCGACGTTCAGCCCGTTTTGTAGCACGAGCACGGTTCCGCCGTCGCGTGTCGGGGGCGGCAACAGTTCGGCGAGCAGGTGATTTTGAGTCGTTTTCAGCCCGACCAGGGTGACGTCACAGGCTGGCATGGTCGCCGCAGTGGCGTGCACGTGAAGATCACGCAGGTGAAAATCCCCCCAAATGCTCTCGACCTTTAGCCCATGCTCGGTGACATGCTGAAAGTCGCTGTGCAGAAGGAAGTGGACCTCGAAACCTTGCCGAGCCAACATGCCTCCGTAGAGTCCGCCGAGGGCACCAGCACCAATGATTGCGTAGCGTTGCTTGTTCATAACGTGCAGGTTAACGAAACGATCGCAAGCTTGGCAATTGAGGTGTGTTGGATCCCAGCCGCCCGCCTTATCAGCGTTCCTACCGACCAGTCGCCCGCCCGACCAGCCGCCTGGGCCGCACGACGGATGGATTGGGCTGTATTGCCCCCCCGGATTGTGCGCCGAGTCGCCGATGCAGAAGGGCCGAGGCAAAAGGGCCGATGGAAGGCTACGGAACCCGCAGGTGACTTTACAAACCGGTTGAGTGGCCAGTCGCGTGGCCGGTTGTCTGGTTCGTAGCAGACAATCAGGTGCTCTTGCGCTAGAATGGGAGCGTCGCAGGCGTGTTCCCTTCCCATAACGAGTCGCATTGATGCTGACAAATACAGTTTTGCTAATCTTGCTGAGCGTGATTCCGGTGCGTGTTACGACGTCCGATGGCGATGCGTTCAAAGGCGACTTTGCAGGCATGGGCTCTGGCGAGTTGCGAATGCAGGTGGCGGGGGAAGCACAGACGTTTTCGTTTGATGGTCTGTCGCTGCTGATGCCCGAGCAGGTTCCCGAAGAGACCGGACCGACGATGCGGGTGATGTTGTCGTCAGGCTCCGTGATTGCGGCTCAAGATTTGTCGCTCGAGGACGAGACGTTGACGATCGAGCCTCGGCGGCAAGCAACCTTACAGGTGCCGATCAAACAGGTGCGGGCGATTCGGTTTCGCGCGGCTACCGCGGCGGTGAACCCCGCTTGGTTGGCAAAGCTCGAAGATAATCGACGCGGTGATACGCTCGCGATCCGGCGCGAAGGCGACAAGCTTGACTTTATCGAAGGGGTCGTGACCGCAATTTCATCCGAGTCGGTGCGTGTCGAGATTGATGGAGACGAGATCGAGGCACCGCTTGCCCGGCTCGAAGGCGTTATCTTTGGGGGAACGTCGGTCGCCACTAACCCAGGCGACATCCAAATCGTTGATACCTACGGATCCCGTTGGTCGGTCGCCTCGTTACTGCCGAGCGAAGCGGACGAGCCGTTGAAGTTGAAGCTGGCCGACTCGATCGCACACACGTTGCCGATGGATCAAGTCGAGTCGATTCGCTGGACCGGGGGATTGTCGCTCTTGGCAACGCTCCAGCCCGCAAGCGTCTCGCACACCGAATTCATTGAGACGAAGCTCGATCGCGGCATGTTGAAAGCGTGGTTCGACCCCAAGGCCGATTCGGAAACGGGACAAGATTTGTTGATGTACGGCCGCTCGACGATCGAATATCGCATCGACGAAGGATTTAAAACGTTTGCTGCAGGCGTGCGTCGCGATGGATCGGTCAGTAAAGCAAATGATGCGATCGTGCGTGTCTATGTCGACGACAAAATGCTGTGGGAGGAAACGGTCCAAGGCGATCGCCCGCTCGGGCTCGAGTTGTCGGTCGCGGAGGGCAGTCGATTAAAGATCGAAGTGGATCCCGGTTCACAGGGAGACCTTGGTGGCACGATTCGGATCGTGCGACCAAGATTCTTGCGATAGTCGCAGTTCGACCGACTGCGGGAAATCGCAGCGAGTTTTGTGTCTCGCCGCATCGCGGTGAGCGCGGCGAGGAGGCGGGGAAGAGTGGCAAAGCGTGTGATGAACGCGACGTCTCGAAAAAAGATGAACATGTTAGGGAATTCGATCGTGAGCGATGCTGTAATGAGAACCGAATCCGTGCTGTCTAACCGGCCGGCGAAGCTGCTTCTTGGCTTGCTCGTTTGGGGCTGCAGTTCGCTGTGCGTGCTTTTCGCGGCGGAGGCTGCTGAGGGCCCGCTGAAGCTATCGCCGCTGCTCGCCGAGGCCGAAGAGCAACGGATCCAGGGGATCGAGCGGGCCATGCCGTCGACCGTGTGTGTGTTTGTGCCGGGCGGGGGCGGAGGGGGAAGCGGAGTTTTGATTTCACCCGATGGGTACGCGCTGACGAACTTTCACGTTTCCAGCCCAGCGGGAAACTACATGCGGTGCGGGTTAAGCGATGGCAATATCTATGACGCCGTGATCATCGGCATCGACCCGGTCGGCGATTTGGCGCTGATTCGTTTACTCGGTCGAGATGATTTTCCCTACGCCGAAATTGCCGACAGCCGTAAAGCCAAGGCTGGCGATTGGTGCATGGTGATCGGGAACCCGTTTCTGTTGGCCTCGAATCTTCAGCCCACTGTCACGTGGGGCATTCTTAGCGGCGTCAGCCGATATCAATATCCCTCGGGAACGTTGTTGGAGTATGCCGATTGTTTGCAAACCGATGCGTCGATCAACCCGGGCAACTCGGGTGGCCCGCTCTA
The nucleotide sequence above comes from Novipirellula galeiformis. Encoded proteins:
- a CDS encoding NPCBM/NEW2 domain-containing protein, whose translation is MLTNTVLLILLSVIPVRVTTSDGDAFKGDFAGMGSGELRMQVAGEAQTFSFDGLSLLMPEQVPEETGPTMRVMLSSGSVIAAQDLSLEDETLTIEPRRQATLQVPIKQVRAIRFRAATAAVNPAWLAKLEDNRRGDTLAIRREGDKLDFIEGVVTAISSESVRVEIDGDEIEAPLARLEGVIFGGTSVATNPGDIQIVDTYGSRWSVASLLPSEADEPLKLKLADSIAHTLPMDQVESIRWTGGLSLLATLQPASVSHTEFIETKLDRGMLKAWFDPKADSETGQDLLMYGRSTIEYRIDEGFKTFAAGVRRDGSVSKANDAIVRVYVDDKMLWEETVQGDRPLGLELSVAEGSRLKIEVDPGSQGDLGGTIRIVRPRFLR
- a CDS encoding 2-dehydropantoate 2-reductase, whose translation is MNKQRYAIIGAGALGGLYGGMLARQGFEVHFLLHSDFQHVTEHGLKVESIWGDFHLRDLHVHATAATMPACDVTLVGLKTTQNHLLAELLPPPTRDGGTVLVLQNGLNVEQDSAKVVGPERVFGGCCFLCSNKVGPGHIRHIDHGKIVFGKYFAQASSANSRLDHDESVGQGETAGQGESVGQDESVGKIGQQICDDLNSAGIPTEFSGDLAMVRWRKLLWNIPFNSLSVILNASTKQIMDNPHASAMAESIVNEVHQAAAACGVDIPTKFIETTLEQTRKMAPYDSSMRLDYLNKRPMEAEAILGNPVLAAQKAGYTMQRVEMLYQQLKYIDYSNS
- the rpsU gene encoding 30S ribosomal protein S21, with the protein product MVKLVVRDRETIQEAVRRFRKLVERSGIKKEMRRREYYEKPSETNRRNRLRAERRSRRTRLLSR